Proteins co-encoded in one Pelobates fuscus isolate aPelFus1 chromosome 5, aPelFus1.pri, whole genome shotgun sequence genomic window:
- the ALDH1B1 gene encoding aldehyde dehydrogenase X, mitochondrial produces the protein MLCSKAQRYSSTLSYLSVSYSVSAIPKPLLKPAVFYNKLFINNEWRNATSGKIFPTIDPSTGGVITHVAKANKDDVDLAVKAAKEAFQLGSPWRCMDASQRGQLLNCLADLIERDRIYLASLETLDNGKPFAASYAGDLDQVIKVYRYYSGFADKLHGKTIPMDGNYFCYTRHEPVGVCGQIIPWNFPLVMQGWKLAPALAAGNTVVMKVAEQTPLSALYIASLIKEAGFPPGVVNILTGYGPTAGAAIARHKDIDKIAFTGSTEVGRLIQQAAGETNLKRVTLELGGKSPCIVFADADLELAVDQCHEAAFFNMGQCCSAGSRTFVEDSIYSAFVERSIEKANERKIGNPFMIDTKHGPQVDKDQFDKIFNYIKSGKRDGAKLMCGGERYGDYGFFIKPTIFADVQDNMTIAREEIFGPVQSVFKFQNTKEVIKRANNTRYGLAAGLFTKDLDKAMYCTQTLQAGTVWVNTFNIVSSQTPFGGFKESGNGRELGEEGIKPYTEVKTVTIKIPHKNVF, from the coding sequence ATGTTGTGTAGTAAAGCCCAACGTTATAGTTCAACTTTAagttacctgtcagtctcttactCTGTGTCGGCAATCCCTAAGCCTTTATTGAAGCCTGCTGTGTTTTACAACAAGCTTTTTATAAACAATGAGTGGCGAAATGCAACCAGCGGCAAAATATTTCCTACAATAGATCCCTCAACTGGAGGTGTCATTACGCATGTAGCTAAGGCAAACAAGGATGATGTTGATCTTGCAGTAAAAGCTGCAAAAGAAGCATTCCAGTTAGGCTCTCCATGGCGTTGTATGGATGCATCACAACGAGGTCAGCTTCTTAACTGCCTTGCAGATCTTATAGAACGAGACAGAATCTATCTGGCTTCCTTGGAGACACTAGATAATGGTAAACCTTTTGCAGCATCGTATGCTGGAGATTTGGACCAGGTCATCAAGGTGTACAGATATTACTCAGGTTTTGCAGACAAATTGCATGGAAAGACTATTCCAATGGATGGCAACTATTTTTGTTATACCAGACATGAGCCAGTTGGTGTTTGTGGGCAGATAATTCCATGGAATTTCCCATTGGTAATGCAAGGGTGGAAGCTGGCGCCTGCCTTAGCTGCTGGTAACACAGTTGTCATGAAGGTTGCTGAGCAGACACCGCTATCTGCCTTATATATAGCATCCTTGATTAAAGAAGCTGGCTTTCCTCCAGGTGTCGTTAACATTTTAACTGGCTATGGTCCTACTGCAGGAGCAGCTATAGCAAGGCACAAAGACATTGATAAAATAGCATTCACTGGTTCCACAGAAGTTGGCCGTTTAATCCAGCAAGCAGCTGGAGAAACAAATCTTAAAAGAGTCACACTGGAACTTGGAGGGAAAAGTCCATGTATTGTATTTGCAGATGCAGATCTAGAACTTGCGGTGGACCAATGTCATGAGGCTGCATTCTTCAACATGGGGCAGTGTTGTTCTGCAGGATCAAGAACTTTTGTAGAGGACTCTATCTATAGTGCGTTTGTTGAGAGAAGTATTGAGAAGGCTAATGAAAGAAAAATAGGCAACCctttcatgattgacacaaaACATGGTCCCCAAGTTGATAAAGACCAATTTGACAAGATCTTTAACTATATCAAAAGTGGCAAAAGGGATGGTGCTAAACTTATGTGTGGAGGAGAACGTTACGGAGATTATGGCTTTTTCATCAAACCTACCATATTTGCTGATGTACAAGATAACATGACAATTGCAAGGGAAGAAATCTTTGGTCCTGTGCAGTCTGTGTTTAAATTCCAAAACACAAAAGAAGTCATCAAAAGAGCTAACAATACTAGATATGGATTGGCTGCAGGACTGTTCACAAAGGATTTGGACAAAGCAATGTATTGTACACAAACATTACAAGCTGGTACAGTATGGGTTAATACATTTAACATTGTATCAAGCCAGACACCTTTTGGAGGATTTAAAGAGTCTGGAAATGGACGGGAGCTTGGAGAAGAAGGAATTAAACCATATACTGAAGTAAAAACAGTTACTATTAAAATTCcacataaaaatgtgttttaa